In Phreatobacter aquaticus, a single genomic region encodes these proteins:
- a CDS encoding SAM-dependent methyltransferase: MTTGTERSAPFSSVIEVTRESLRMATAGLPLIVRQALKYPLDIRRGRLTVTLPDGRRLVFRGADDGPSAEVIIRDYRFARRLILDGDVGFAEAFIRNEWDSPDPAGFLYFFCANTEAVRRLTRFNPLARLVQRYRHWRNRNTKRQAKRNIVAHYDLGNAFYKAWLDPSMTYSSAYFGAGAADLPSAQHAKYRMLADQLQLKPGDHVLEIGCGWGGFAEVAARDYGARVTALTLSDEQHAFAVKRMAEAGLSDRVTIKLQDYRDETGTYDAIASIEMFEAVGKEYWPVYFSTLAGCLKPGGRAGVQVITLAEQLWADYLREIDFIRAYVFPGGMLPTASHMRDLAGQAGLKVDGETAFGGDYAATLKTWADRFTAVWPDLTHLGFDERFRRLWVYYLAYCEAGFRAGTIDVRQFIFAQR; this comes from the coding sequence ATGACCACTGGTACCGAGCGTTCTGCGCCGTTTTCATCCGTCATCGAAGTGACCCGCGAAAGCCTGCGCATGGCGACCGCAGGCCTGCCGCTGATCGTGCGTCAGGCCCTCAAATATCCGCTCGACATCCGGCGAGGCAGGCTGACAGTGACGCTTCCCGACGGGCGGCGGCTGGTGTTTCGGGGCGCGGATGACGGGCCTTCGGCCGAGGTCATCATTCGTGACTACCGATTCGCGCGCAGGCTGATTCTCGACGGCGATGTCGGCTTTGCCGAAGCCTTCATCCGCAACGAATGGGACAGCCCGGATCCTGCGGGTTTCCTCTATTTCTTCTGCGCCAATACCGAGGCCGTGCGTCGCCTGACCCGCTTCAACCCGCTTGCCCGGTTGGTGCAGCGCTATCGCCACTGGCGCAATCGCAACACGAAGCGCCAGGCGAAACGCAACATCGTTGCCCATTACGACCTGGGCAACGCGTTCTACAAGGCATGGCTCGACCCCTCCATGACCTATTCCTCGGCCTATTTCGGCGCGGGCGCAGCTGACCTGCCGTCGGCCCAGCACGCGAAATACCGGATGCTCGCCGACCAGCTGCAGCTCAAGCCCGGTGACCATGTGCTGGAGATCGGCTGTGGCTGGGGTGGCTTTGCCGAGGTGGCGGCGCGTGACTACGGGGCCCGTGTGACCGCACTGACACTGTCCGACGAACAGCATGCCTTTGCCGTGAAGCGGATGGCGGAAGCTGGCCTTTCCGATCGCGTCACCATCAAGCTCCAGGATTACCGTGACGAGACCGGCACCTATGACGCCATCGCATCGATCGAGATGTTCGAGGCCGTGGGCAAGGAATATTGGCCGGTTTATTTCAGCACGCTCGCGGGATGCCTGAAGCCGGGCGGCCGGGCCGGTGTCCAGGTCATCACTCTCGCCGAACAACTCTGGGCCGACTATCTCAGGGAAATCGACTTCATTCGCGCCTATGTGTTTCCGGGCGGCATGCTGCCGACAGCAAGCCATATGCGCGATCTTGCCGGCCAGGCCGGGCTGAAGGTCGATGGCGAAACGGCCTTCGGTGGGGATTATGCGGCAACCCTGAAGACCTGGGCCGACAGGTTCACCGCCGTCTGGCCCGATCTGACCCATCTCGGCTTCGATGAACGGTTCCGCCGTTTGTGGGTCTATTACCTCGCCTATTGCGAGGCGGGATTTCGCGCAGGCACCATCGATGTGAGACAGTTCATCTTCGCGCAGCGGTGA
- a CDS encoding cysteine synthase A has product MPFLPSVVDAIGKTPLIKLKGASEATGCTILGKAEFLNPGQSVKDRAALFLIRDAMAKGLVRPGGTIVEGTAGNTGIGLAMVGRALGLECVIVIPNSQSREKKDALRHLGARLIEVPPAPYANPNNFVRVSERTAARLAKENPNGAFWANQFDNVANRQAHIETTGPEIWRDTDGKVDGFICSVGSGGTLAGIAMALKGFNPNVTIGCADPLGAAMYSWFTRGELTASGSSIAEGIGQNRVTRNIDGAPVDVAFQIPDDEAIPVMFDLLDHEGLCVGPSSGVNVAGAIRLARQMGPGHTIVTILCDYGFRYASKIYDPAFLRSKGLGVPRWLERPDEPVVDLIEGS; this is encoded by the coding sequence ATGCCTTTCCTGCCATCCGTCGTCGATGCCATCGGCAAAACGCCGCTCATCAAGCTCAAGGGTGCGAGCGAGGCGACCGGCTGTACCATCCTTGGCAAGGCTGAGTTCCTGAACCCGGGCCAGTCGGTCAAGGACCGGGCCGCGCTGTTCCTGATCCGCGATGCCATGGCCAAGGGCCTGGTGAGGCCGGGTGGCACCATCGTCGAGGGCACCGCCGGCAATACGGGCATCGGGCTCGCCATGGTCGGACGGGCGCTCGGGCTTGAATGCGTCATCGTCATTCCGAACAGCCAGTCCCGCGAGAAGAAGGATGCGCTGCGCCATCTCGGCGCCCGCCTGATCGAGGTGCCGCCGGCTCCCTATGCCAATCCGAACAATTTCGTCCGCGTGTCCGAACGCACCGCTGCGCGGCTCGCCAAGGAAAATCCCAACGGCGCGTTCTGGGCCAACCAGTTCGACAATGTCGCGAACCGGCAGGCCCATATCGAAACCACCGGCCCGGAGATCTGGCGCGACACAGACGGCAAAGTCGACGGCTTCATCTGCTCGGTCGGCTCCGGCGGAACGCTTGCCGGCATTGCCATGGCGCTCAAGGGCTTCAATCCCAATGTGACCATCGGTTGCGCCGACCCTCTGGGCGCCGCCATGTATTCGTGGTTCACCCGTGGCGAACTCACGGCGAGTGGCTCGTCGATCGCCGAAGGAATCGGACAGAATCGCGTCACCCGCAACATCGACGGCGCGCCGGTGGACGTGGCCTTCCAGATCCCTGACGACGAGGCCATTCCGGTCATGTTCGACCTACTTGACCACGAGGGCCTCTGTGTCGGCCCCTCGAGCGGCGTCAATGTCGCGGGTGCCATCAGGCTTGCGCGTCAGATGGGTCCCGGCCATACGATCGTGACCATTCTCTGCGACTATGGCTTCCGCTATGCGTCGAAGATCTACGATCCGGCGTTCCTGCGCTCCAAGGGCCTTGGCGTTCCGCGCTGGCTCGAACGTCCCGATGAACCCGTCGTCGACCTGATAGAAGGCAGCTGA
- a CDS encoding cryptochrome/photolyase family protein, translating to MTLPSPTLLWFRNDLRLADNPALCRAAETGAPVIALYVLENAAGGRAPVGDAARWWLSRSLQSLGRDLEARGVQLVLRSGDARTIVPDLAHCLGAGLVAWNRRYDPVGIACDSAIKADLKATGVAVDTFGGSLLREPWEVKTQAGDPMRVFTPFWRAHQRLGEPGASLPVPAVLVGSRTPVPSEELASWGLEPTSPNWAAGFAEVWSPGEAGARARLADFLDAGLARYPDERNRPDLASTSRLSPHLRFGELSPVQIWHASEHAGAASGRAGIDKFLSEVGWREFSYHLLFHWPRLAQDNFQARFDAFPWRTDPAGLAAWQRGLTGYPLVDAGMRELWQTGWMHNRVRMVVASFLIKHLMIDWREGEAWFWETLVDADAANNAASWQWVAGSGADAAPYFRVFNPVKQGETFDPKGDYIRRYVPELARLPDSAIHAPWQADDQVLKGAGVRLGVTYPRPIVDHAVARARALDAFQALRGRDDV from the coding sequence ATGACCCTGCCCTCCCCCACGCTGCTCTGGTTTCGCAACGACCTGCGCCTTGCGGATAATCCAGCCCTTTGCCGGGCTGCCGAGACCGGCGCGCCCGTGATTGCGCTCTATGTTCTGGAGAATGCTGCGGGCGGACGCGCACCAGTGGGTGACGCCGCGCGCTGGTGGCTATCGCGAAGCCTTCAATCGCTCGGCCGCGATCTGGAAGCGCGGGGCGTGCAATTGGTGCTTCGGTCGGGCGATGCACGCACCATCGTGCCTGATCTGGCCCATTGCCTTGGCGCGGGGCTGGTGGCCTGGAACCGGCGCTACGATCCGGTGGGTATCGCGTGCGATTCGGCCATCAAGGCCGATCTAAAGGCCACTGGCGTCGCGGTGGACACCTTCGGCGGAAGCCTTCTGCGCGAGCCATGGGAGGTGAAGACCCAGGCTGGCGATCCCATGCGGGTGTTCACGCCCTTCTGGCGCGCCCATCAACGGCTCGGAGAGCCAGGCGCCAGCCTGCCGGTGCCGGCGGTCCTTGTCGGCAGCAGGACGCCCGTCCCAAGCGAAGAGCTTGCAAGCTGGGGGCTCGAACCCACATCCCCCAATTGGGCTGCGGGTTTTGCAGAGGTCTGGTCTCCCGGAGAGGCCGGGGCCCGTGCACGGCTAGCGGACTTCCTGGACGCCGGCCTGGCGCGCTATCCCGACGAGCGCAACCGGCCCGATCTTGCTTCAACCTCCCGTCTTTCGCCGCATCTGCGCTTCGGTGAACTCTCCCCGGTGCAAATCTGGCACGCCAGCGAACATGCGGGCGCGGCGTCCGGGCGGGCTGGAATCGACAAGTTCCTCTCGGAAGTCGGCTGGCGTGAATTTTCCTATCACCTGCTCTTTCACTGGCCACGCCTGGCGCAGGACAACTTCCAGGCGCGCTTCGACGCCTTTCCGTGGCGGACCGACCCCGCTGGCCTCGCCGCCTGGCAGCGCGGCTTGACCGGGTATCCGCTGGTCGATGCCGGCATGCGCGAGCTCTGGCAGACCGGATGGATGCACAACCGCGTGCGCATGGTCGTCGCCTCGTTCCTCATCAAGCACCTGATGATCGACTGGCGCGAGGGCGAGGCCTGGTTCTGGGAGACGCTGGTCGATGCCGATGCCGCCAACAATGCGGCGAGCTGGCAGTGGGTGGCCGGTTCGGGTGCCGACGCCGCGCCCTATTTCCGAGTTTTCAATCCGGTCAAGCAGGGCGAAACCTTTGATCCCAAGGGTGATTATATCCGCCGCTATGTGCCGGAACTGGCACGATTGCCCGATAGCGCAATCCACGCGCCGTGGCAGGCTGACGACCAGGTCTTGAAGGGCGCGGGCGTCCGACTGGGCGTGACCTACCCGCGTCCGATCGTGGACCATGCCGTGGCCCGCGCCCGGGCGCTCGACGCGTTTCAGGCGCTGCGTGGCCGCGATGACGTTTGA